The Chelatococcus sp. HY11 genome includes a window with the following:
- a CDS encoding mandelate racemase/muconate lactonizing enzyme family protein, with product MPVPSTPAARPAALPPFRITRIEAAPLFGESPKGGWSAEIRPDDSIHAIIAVHTDQGVTGYGSSFTDGRLVQAGLKVLEPLFLGEDALSPEFVSEKLHQNTFWMGRGGTLTHTISGIDIALWDILGQATGLSVGRLLGGSYRRRVQPYCSLLMEEPAVMRDVIASYRDKGFTAFKIGWGPFGRALDTRLDEAIVRAAREGAGDKAKLFVDAGASDAQWPHGFKWAKRTAEMLAQFDVGWFEEPVRPDAIDDYWELRRCSPVPIAGCEVITRRQAFIPWLTRGAIDIVQPDVTKVGGISEQRRIAWMADDFGVKYIGHGWNTALGLAADLQMASAFPSADLVEFIGGSPYVDGILAEPFVLDSEGWLTIPDLPGLGVTIDREKLGRYTPDVRPLFA from the coding sequence ATGCCCGTGCCTTCCACACCCGCAGCGCGCCCGGCAGCTCTGCCGCCCTTTCGGATCACCCGCATCGAGGCCGCCCCCCTGTTCGGCGAAAGCCCGAAAGGCGGCTGGTCGGCCGAGATCCGGCCGGACGACTCGATCCATGCGATCATCGCGGTCCATACGGACCAGGGCGTGACGGGCTACGGCAGTTCGTTCACGGATGGCCGCCTTGTGCAGGCGGGCCTCAAGGTACTGGAGCCGCTGTTTCTCGGCGAGGATGCGCTCAGCCCTGAATTCGTCAGCGAGAAGCTGCACCAGAACACATTCTGGATGGGACGCGGCGGCACGCTGACCCACACCATCAGCGGCATCGACATCGCGTTGTGGGACATTCTTGGCCAGGCGACAGGCCTCAGCGTGGGGCGGCTTCTCGGCGGCAGCTATCGACGTCGGGTGCAGCCCTATTGTTCGCTCCTGATGGAGGAGCCTGCCGTGATGCGTGATGTCATCGCGAGCTATCGGGACAAGGGCTTCACGGCCTTCAAGATCGGCTGGGGCCCCTTCGGCCGGGCGCTCGATACGCGCCTTGACGAGGCGATCGTCAGGGCCGCGCGCGAGGGCGCCGGCGACAAGGCCAAGCTTTTCGTGGATGCCGGCGCCAGCGATGCGCAATGGCCGCACGGTTTCAAATGGGCGAAGCGCACGGCCGAGATGCTGGCGCAGTTTGATGTGGGCTGGTTCGAGGAACCGGTACGCCCCGATGCGATCGACGATTACTGGGAGTTGCGCCGGTGCTCACCGGTGCCTATCGCCGGCTGCGAGGTCATCACACGACGCCAGGCTTTCATACCCTGGCTCACCCGTGGCGCCATCGACATCGTGCAGCCCGACGTCACCAAAGTCGGCGGCATCTCCGAACAGCGCCGCATCGCCTGGATGGCGGATGACTTCGGCGTCAAATACATCGGCCATGGCTGGAACACCGCGCTTGGTCTGGCTGCGGATTTGCAGATGGCCTCGGCGTTCCCCAGCGCGGATCTCGTCGAGTTCATTGGTGGCAGCCCCTATGTCGACGGCATCCTCGCCGAGCCCTTCGTGCTCGATTCGGAGGGCTGGCTGACGATTCCCGATCTGCCCGGCCTCGGCGTCACCATCGATCGCGAGAAGCTCGGCCGATATACGCCGGACGTGCGGCCATTGTTCGCCTGA